The genomic window GTAGGAGACGGCGGCCTGTGCTCTGTCGGGCCCATGAGGTAGCACCGTCCCATGAAAAGTTACCACGGAGCAGGACAGAGATCTTGCCGAGGTACTAAAAACCTTCAAAACATCATCTAAACAGTCCCTACAAATTACGAAAAAATGTAGTAGTGTATATCATGCTACCATATATCTCTTCAAGGAAATGTCGTCCAAAAATACGGCTGGTaagatgagaaataaaagacaaatttaaatatgctaaaatttatttattttttctcattgcacaagcaattgtttaagttaaaattttgtgaagagctagatgataatatcctctgcaccaaatatttttttagaattttttgtaactattttaatagtgttttgaagGTTGAGAGCATTAGAACCCatcatttttatgatttttaaactTATCACCCAGTAGATGAGCAATTTTTAAACTTGTCCCTCGGTGGATGAGCGATAAGAATTTCTCGTCCACTGAACATACTAGAGGTAACTATTTTACAAGTTTCCAAATAGCCGCATAGTTTtgtaatttataaataaaaaattatataaataaaaaaactcaacaaGATCTTGCCGAGGTAGTCGGCCGTAGTGTGCAAGGCCCAGCGCTGGTCGCCGGGCCTGGCGCAGACGACGTTGAGCAGATGAGGGCCCTGCGCGCTCCCCTCATCTGCTCGAGTCTCGACGCTCCTGCTCCGAGCCTCCGACGACACAGCTCAGCGCCTTCCGTTCGTGCTCAGAAACCCCAGCGCCGCAACCCAAACCCTGCAAACGAGGGGAGCGCGCAGGGCGCAGCAATGGCAAGCAAGACGCTATCCATCTCCTCCctcgcctccaccgccttcgcCTCCTTGCCGCGCTCCTGCAGACCCCCGcgtcctcctcccctcctccgcctcctcggcCCGCGCCTGCCCCCAGGGTCCCACCTCCGCGCCTCCCctctctccgccgccgctgacGCCGACGACGGCGTCGACAATGtcgagcagctcctcctccctcgcccatcctcctccccgagCGGACGCGGCCGGATCGACCGCCTCATGAAGCTCCAGCGTcgcgccgacgacgacgacgccccCTCGGGTGCGGCCGGACGGCGGAGGTGGTTCCCTTACCTGGACGCGTTCCGGTCCGCGGGGGGCGCGGAGCTGTCGAGCCGGGAAGTGGTGGAGGTGCTGGAACCGCACATCCTCGAGCCGCGGCGGGACCGGATCCGGTGCGCCGTGGACAACCGGAGCTACGCCGTGTGCCTGGTCGTGGAGGGCCTCACCGACTTTGGGAACGTCTCCGCGGCGTTCCGCTCCGCCGACGCGCTCGGCGTGCAGTCCGTGCACGTCATCTCCTGCGACAACAACAAAAGGTGCAGAGGTGAAGAGTGAAACCGAAATGCTACTAATCACTTTACTATCAGTGTCGTTCTTGTCGTGGTTACTCGGTAAAGTTAACACTCTGTTAGAGTTAGTTGACCAAACTGTCAGTGGCCTAAGAGAATGGATGCGTCTTTAGAACCTAGTTTGGATAGGATAGGTTTGTTGCAATCCCATGGAAAGATTTTAGGCTGGCGATTCTTAAAGAGGCACAACTGTACTATTTTCCAGAACTAGCAATTGCACATGTGTTTCACACACGTTGAATCAATGCGGGATATAGCAATCCaaagaagtaaaagaatataaCATAATAAAAGAGGGATTTGCATACACGATGATTGAATCCATGTGGTCGTGCGACGCGTGGATGGATGGTTGTTGAGGAGATGGTCGTCGTCGATCAACGGAGGTGGCCAGCGTTGATGAGGTGGGTCCTGCATGACTAGGCGGTGAGTGCGAGCCAATGAGCGAAGGTAGCCGACTCCCAACCGTGGAGGTGATCAGCGTATGACTAGGGTTGCGGTTGTCTGTCGATCCGTGTAGGCGGTAGTAGGGACTAGAGACTGTGAATGGATTTTGGAAATAGACtaagagagggaaagagagcaCAATTGTTGGAGATCTTGTCGTagttttgaaaaagaggaagaaaaggacaTACCGTTGATTGGCCTTGGCTTTTCATTATGCAATGATCATTTATCTTGGTTTAAGTTTTGGAAATAGAGTGACAGAAGGAAAGATAGCACGCTACAATCAAGGAGGGCGATCAAGGACGATGTGTGGGGAGTAGATTGATTGTTAATCAGCTAATTGattatgatttttcatattataggagaggggaggagacaTGGAACCAACTTTGATTGTAGGCCGTTTGGTCGTGTAAGATGTACGGCGGAGATCGTTCTGATCTACCATAACTCAtccattttataggagtatagaagAGTTTGCATCTAATAGCAATTCACCCCTTTACCCTCGAAATAAATAGCTTGCATAAGACAATAATATTTGATGGTATTCGCCTACTCTCCTTTGAGGTGCCAGATAGTTGATGGATATTGTTTGGGTATGTGCATTTCATTTTACTTTAATCAATTAGCTTCAAGCCTTCAACTACATAAATTTCTGAGGACATGATTGGAACACAATGCCTTTGTTATGCAAATTTGAACTAAGGAAAGAATCCTATAAAGGAAACAATCTGTCATGCTAAAAGTTGCTAAATTAGCTACTGAATTGGTACTTTCATTAATTAGGTCTCGACCTGGATGAATCATGAATGTGACAAAAATTGTTGAACAATAAAAGTTA from Phragmites australis chromosome 14, lpPhrAust1.1, whole genome shotgun sequence includes these protein-coding regions:
- the LOC133891489 gene encoding uncharacterized protein LOC133891489 isoform X1, which gives rise to MRALRAPLICSSLDAPAPSLRRHSSAPSVRAQKPQRRNPNPANEGSAQGAAMASKTLSISSLASTAFASLPRSCRPPRPPPLLRLLGPRLPPGSHLRASPLSAAADADDGVDNVEQLLLPRPSSSPSGRGRIDRLMKLQRRADDDDAPSGAAGRRRWFPYLDAFRSAGGAELSSREVVEVLEPHILEPRRDRIRCAVDNRSYAVCLVVEGLTDFGNVSAAFRSADALGVQSVHVISCDNNKRYRDNRHVSMGAEKWLDIELWNSPAECFSALKKRGYRIATTCLGTDSVSVYDMDWSQPTAIVVGNELRGISDDALKLSDLHCSVPMKGMVDSFNVSVAAGILMHHAVCDRVSRLGHHGDLLPEESRILLAEFYLRHRESTASIVHEYAKRKAENFMAGL
- the LOC133891489 gene encoding uncharacterized protein LOC133891489 isoform X2, whose amino-acid sequence is MRALRAPLICSSLDAPAPSLRRHSSAPSVRAQKPQRRNPNPANEGSAQGAAMASKTLSISSLASTAFASLPRSCRPPRPPPLLRLLGPRLPPGSHLRASPLSAAADADDGVDNVEQLLLPRPSSSPSGRGRIDRLMKLQRRADDDDAPSGAAGRRRWFPYLDAFRSAGGAELSSREVVEVLEPHILEPRRDRIRCAVDNRSYAVCLVVEGLTDFGNVSAAFRSADALGVQSVHVISCDNNKRYRDNRHVSMGAEKWLDIELWNSPAECFSALKKRGYRIATTCLGTDSVSVYDMDWSQPTAIVVGNELRVITVIFYLKKVEYCLLSSICAIGRAQLA